The Malus domestica chromosome 08, GDT2T_hap1 genomic interval gagaaggagaaggaagaagaaggaagaaggagaaggagaaggaagaagaaggaagaaggagaagaaggggaagaaaaaaaaaagttgcagaagaaggaagaagaaggaggaagaagaagaagaaagatagaaaaaaaagaaaaaaaaaaacttccctagattcagaggaagaagaagaagaaggagaatgagaaggaagaagaaggaagaaggagaaggagaaggaagaagaaggaagaaggagaagaaggggaagaaaaaaaaagttgcagaagaaggaagaaaaagaaagaagaaaagagaaagaaaaaaaaaacgtggatgacacgtggcgcccagtcatggcgtcacgtcacaattaacggcagaattaacaatttgactaacggatgtataagaatgtcccaaaatttacactttaggtatgaatctgagacgaaaaaaacttgatgtactaaatgttgaaaaccacaaaacatgagggtagtaaacagtcttttacccttgataaaatatttttttcttatttaaaagAATGATAACTGGTGGTAAGTCACGGTTATCCATCCATTTCGATTGCTGTAAAAACTCACAAAAGCATTTTTGATAAAATATTTTGTCTATGTAATTATTAATCTTTATGTACACGAAAATAAAAGAGTGATTATTCAGCAGAagcccaaatggcatcaccCCAATGTGAACATTTTAGACCGGGCTTGCCGTTGCTACACGGCCCATAGTATATCTTTTGCGTTGAATAGTCACTATTGGCAGTGGATTGTTTCCTCCGTCCACAATATTGAGTTTCTATTCAAATCTTTTTGTATTTGAATTatatagttttatatttatgatCAGAATCGTTTATATTATATATCATTTTGTAAAGATCATGTttgcaaaaaatgaattaaaattatgtttgtttaatcaaTCTATTATAGCAAATACATACACAGTTCGTAATGCTTCTATCAATTTCATTCATCTGTTTTATACAGTTTGACGACTAGATAACCTTAGTTTTAGTTGATTTTTGCAGAGACGAACTTatagagtgatttataatatgaatagttctaatcataaacacaaaaatttgtaaaataatCACTAACAATTTTTAACATAAACTCTTATTCATCTTTTAAGTAGTCAcgtattattcatttttatatCCTCAGACCAGGACTATGGTGTGTTTATTTTCAATACACAAGTATAATGTGatgatttgttttaatttactcTGAATAAGTACTGATATTGTCGTCGGTATATATTATAACacttaaaataatataaaaggcGACAAGTGTCCAGGTAAAAAATTCTCCACCGTCGGAGCACATTCCCCTCTGCTAATCTTCGAAAGTTACCCATTTGTCCGTTTCCAACACACAAATGCCATTTGTTGTTCTTTTAGTTTGCATCGAGCCTGATGATTTTACTCCCTTGTCCTGTGCCCCCACAAACACATCGTGTTCGTCGTGAGACGATCATATAAACACACACGACACAATACAAAAAACCATTCAACCTTAATCACGGTTAACAATGGCGTCTAATTACAGGTCAGCCGATTCGAGGCTCTCCGATCTCGAGCTAGCATGTTCCGATTTGAAAACTCTCCTAACAGCGACGGCGAAAATGGAGGAAAATCTTCAACAGATGGACAACAAGTTCGAAGTCATAGACGAAACGCTTCTAACTGCGTCTAAAAGAGTAGCTCCTATACAATCACTAGCCATGGCCTCGAAAGCCTTAGAAACCAGAATCAACCGAGCTGTCACGCCGGCCCTGGCGCTTCTCGACAACTTCAAGCTCTCCGAGACCATCCAGGACAAGCTCTTGGATCTCGCGGAGACGTTGTCCAGCGAGAAGTCAAGGAAGAAACGGCTCAAGAAGCTTGTCAAGTACGTGGACTGCGTGGATCAGTTGAAAATTGCGATTAGCTGTATTTGCGAAGAAGGCGAGCCAGTGATTCAGAGGCTGCAAGAGGTCGTGGAGTTTTTGAGCCGGACGAAGGCGACGGACCAGTACAGGACTCACCGGCTGAGGGAGACGCTGGTGACTCTCAAGGCGCTGTACGAGACGGAGGTGGACGCCATGAGGTTTGAAGGGTTGCTCGATGACGCGCTGCTGAATTTGCAGGACGAGTATGAGAGTATATTGGAGCAGATTAAGCATCGGAATGTGGTGGATTTGCAAGCTGCTTCGGATAAAGGTGACCGGAGGGATGAGATAGCGATCGTGGGTTCGGATTTGGGGACTGAGTTGGAGGTTGAACTTCTCAGAAGGATTTCACAAACCCTAGCTGCCGATGATTGCTTGGATATATGCATCGATATTTATGTTAAGGTAACTTCATTACAATGGTTATTTTTCCTCACTTAGAGAAATGTTTTCTTCTTAATTATGTGATTTGTTATCCACCTATATTAGGGTGAACAGCACCCTTAGCTATTAGTCCAAGGGCTTAGGGTCCTACATATTGTGACCTAGCATgatatgataatgaatttttaattaatattgtCCTAGATACTttttgaggccgaatatgaCTGAGATTAAGTTTCAGACAGTTTTATAATCTCATATTTCTAAAAGAGTTTAAGATACGATACGTTCAACTTTAGTCCAATTTAATGAGcctatgtttttaaatttataaattaatcgACACTAGCCAGACAATATTGGTTCAATTAATTGAAATAGTCCACTTCAAGCCGATGCTatcaaattataattttatgttttatatttCTAATTGTTATGCTTCTTGTTGTTCAACAGGTGAGGTACAAAAGAGTGGCCAAAGCACTGATGAGGCTAAACCCGGATTACCTAAAAACACACACACCAGAAGAAATAGATGAAATGCCATGGGAGAGCTTGGAGACAGCCATAACCCTTTGGATCCAGCACTTCGAGCTCGCAGTCAAAGCAGTTCTTGTATCGGAGAAGAAGCTCTGCGAACAAGTCCTAGGAGGAATAATGGAGGGACTGATATGGCCAGAATGCTTCGCCAAAATCGCAGACAAAATAATGGCAGTGTTCTTCAGGTTCGGCGAAGCCGTTGCCCGGAGTAGGAAAGAGCCCCAGAAGCTGTTCAAGCTCCTTGAAATGTTTGATTCCCTAGAGAAGCTGAAGCCTGGATTCTCGGAGGTTTTTGATGGCGAATCGGGGACTGACATTTGTACAAGATTCAGGGAGCTGGAGAAGCTACTTGTTCATGCTTCAAGTAAAGTTTTTTGGGAATTTGGGCTCCAAATTGAAGGCAATTCTGATGGAATGCCTCCACCACCAGATGGTTCGGTGCCGAAAATAGTAAGGTACGTCAAAATGTTAGAAAGACGGATTAACGGAACATCATTAGTCGAGTATATTGGAGTATTGGTTATGAATTATTATCGAACACAAGTTTTGATCTCTTAATTAAAACTAACACTTGAATTTGAAAATTATGGAGCATTGGTGATTGACTCTTATTTCATGAGAATTTTGTTAAAGTTAAGTATGTGACATACAAGTATTTAGAACGGTCATCTATAAAGTATCCAATTTACAAGTTAAAATTTGTCTCACATACTTATCTTTGACAAAAATTATAACGGAGTTGAATTAAAAGGAACATTACTTCACATTTTATCAAATTCAGAAATCAGTTCTATAGGATTCAAGCACCATACTTCAAATGTACTGTAAGTTATTTTGTCACATTTCTTACGTGCCACTTTTTACATTCTTCAATAGGTACGCAGTGAACTACTTGAAATACTTAGCAACTGAAAACTACAGCATCCCCATGGCGAAAGTTCTCAGAACGGAGCAAATCTGGAAAGCTGGGATCTTGTCGAAGCCAGAAACCTACGAGAACTTACTCAAAGACGCCATTTGCAACATCATGGAAGCTCTGCAGCGAAACGTGGAGTCGAAACGTTCCGGCTACACCAACAGCAGCAGGGAGAGGGACAAAATGGGCATTTCAATTCCCATGCAACACGTGTTCCGCATGAACACGTACTGGTACATTTACATGCGGACGAGGAACACGGAGCTCGGGAAGCTGTTGGGCGACGGCTACATGAGGAACAACTACAAGGTTGTCGCCGAGGAATCCGCTTACTTGTACCAGAAGCAATCGTGGGTCCCGCTGGTGAGGATTCTGGAGAAGGACGATTTGGAGGAGAACCAGAGCAAGGAGGAGAAGGCAGCGAAGGCGGCGCTGGTGAGGGTGAAAATCGAGGCGTTCATGAAGGGCTTGGAAGACATTTCGAAGAGGCATAGAGGGTTTTGTGTAATTCCGGACGTTGATTTGCGGGAGCAGATTAGGGCGGCTACCGTGAAGCTGGTGATTCCGGCCTACACCGAGTTCGTGAACTCGTTCTCGGGGTTGTTGCAGGGGAAGAGTTATCTGAGTCCAGACTCGGTTCGGGAGTTTTTGGAGAAAGTTTTTGACGGTGGGGATGGGAAGCTTAAGCGGAGAGGGTCTAAGGATCGGACGGGTGGTGGGAGCTCAGCGATGGATGGTGTTGTGAAGGACCATCGACGGTCTAGATCAAGTACTAGTGAGATTTGAGAGCTGTTGACgtcgttggatttgattacttttgTGTATGAATATTTGATGGTAGTGTAGATATAGAGTGATTCTTGGCGCCATGTTAATAGTTTAAATTCAAGTGATAATGTTCTTCAAACTCTATAATAATTTCCTTATTTCTTTATTTGCAACTATTCATTGTGGGATCTCCAGCTtcatttattcatttgagttctATTCGTATGCTGCTTGAGTTATTTTCCAATCGATATATCTTCATCTGAATTATCACGTAGTTTAAATGtctaaacataaaaattactcCGTTAACCTGTTTATATCACCAAATTTTCTTTAATGCACCGCTAAACACACATTTTATATACACATATCAATAATAAACGTTAGACTGAATTGGAGTTACAAGACGAAttcttttccaattttttatttcaatcCTCTCTCTATGCTGGAAGTTCACTCTGCACTTGCCGCTCCACCCCGACGGCTAAGAATTCGAGACGTTGGTGTAACTTTTGTACTGGGACCGTAAGTAACATAATCTAAACTTTCAATATCCGCTGTTGAGATTCATCTAAcggttaaaaaaaatgtgtaaataatatgtgcaattttttttaatacaacgatGCATAATTAGAGAAGCCCTCACCATAACACGCGATGCGTGCGCGGCTGGACTTGTTGGGCCTAGGGTGAGTATTTGGCAGCTTGGGCCTTCGGGCCTCCACGTTTGAAGAGTGCACCACGTGTCACGAGTGCTACGTTACAATTGTACCCTAACAAACGCCGTCAATTTACTTGCACAGAAACGTGGAAGTCTTCGAGACTCCTGTGCTCCAGCAAGGTTGAAGAAAGAGAATCATTCGCTTTCGCCGAAGAATCTCCCAAATCCCATCCAACACAACACTTTCTCGTTTCCTTGTCCAACGTCTGTATTTTGCCACCAATTTTCCCCAGAAAATTAACAACTTTCCCGAGAAATTCATCGCCAAAGTTCCCGAATCCGAAATGACGACAATCAGAGACCCGAGTCTCGCAATTGACGAATCGGGTCGCGCCATTTCCTTCTCCGATTTCCCCGAGGACGTCCAGCTCTGCATCCTCTCGTTCCTCACGCCTCCCGAGGTCGCCAGCTTCGCCTGCACATCGAAAGGGTCTGTTTCGCTCTGCAAATCCGACTGCAAGCTCTGGTTCAACATGTGCGACCGCAGGTGGGGATCCAAGACCCAGATCAGGAAGTGGGGAAATGGGAAAATCACGTACAGGAATCTCTACCAGACCCTCAGCGATTGGGAGAATCTGATTGGGTTCTGGCGCCAAGGCGGGGTCGCGATATCGTCACCGTTGATTTTATTCGAGTGGGGCCCGTCGTTCGTGACCGGATTCCGGATCTCTCCGGCCAAGGACGGCACTTATGGCGTCGTAAAGGCGCCGTTTTTGTGGATGAGCCTCTCGCCGGAGGGGCAAGTCGTGAACTTTCTCGACCCGGAAGGCCGGGCCGAGATTTCGGAAGATTTCGCGGATTCCGACCGGTTCAAGTTTTGGGAGAGCGACTTGGTTCCTGTGAATTTGAGCGTGATGGGGAAGACCTATTTTGTTGTGGAGGAAGATGCAAGCTTTGGGGCTCGGGGAAGTTCGAGCTCGGGGAGTGGCCGCGGAAACAACAGCGGGGTTGGCGAGGATTTGATTGGAGCCGCCGAGAGTAGTGGCTCTCCGGGGACCTCGCCGGACCAGGCGGTGGTGGAGATTTATCAGTACTTTGCGAACCGGACCAGCCCGGGTGCGGATAGAGCTTCCAGGAGgcagaggaggagagagaaggaaaggcaGGCAAGGAGGAAGCTGGAGCCTCAACATTTCGTCAAGATTGTCGATTGCTCGCCGACGGCGGCTCGGCCTTTGCAGGGCCTCTGGAAGGTGCCTTTTCTCTCTTTGTACTTGTATTTTTCAGCTGAAAGTTTGAATAGAAGATTGTTATTGCCTCGAGGGATTTTGTGCCCTTAGTATATACACACACGCATTAACATTTTGCTTTCGGTTTCGCTATGTGTCTAGTTTGTAATTTGGAGTTTAGAATTGGCACCTGAATTTATTCCGAATCGTTAAGGTGCACACTGATGGTTGATCAAGTTGGTTATA includes:
- the LOC103441031 gene encoding exocyst complex component EXO70I-like is translated as MEENLQQMDNKFEVIDETLLTASKRVAPIQSLAMASKALETRINRAVTPALALLDNFKLSETIQDKLLDLAETLSSEKSRKKRLKKLVKYVDCVDQLKIAISCICEEGEPVIQRLQEVVEFLSRTKATDQYRTHRLRETLVTLKALYETEVDAMRFEGLLDDALLNLQDEYESILEQIKHRNVVDLQAASDKGDRRDEIAIVGSDLGTELEVELLRRISQTLAADDCLDICIDIYVKVRYKRVAKALMRLNPDYLKTHTPEEIDEMPWESLETAITLWIQHFELAVKAVLVSEKKLCEQVLGGIMEGLIWPECFAKIADKIMAVFFRFGEAVARSRKEPQKLFKLLEMFDSLEKLKPGFSEVFDGESGTDICTRFRELEKLLVHASSKVFWEFGLQIEGNSDGMPPPPDGSVPKIVRYAVNYLKYLATENYSIPMAKVLRTEQIWKAGILSKPETYENLLKDAICNIMEALQRNVESKRSGYTNSSRERDKMGISIPMQHVFRMNTYWYIYMRTRNTELGKLLGDGYMRNNYKVVAEESAYLYQKQSWVPLVRILEKDDLEENQSKEEKAAKAALVRVKIEAFMKGLEDISKRHRGFCVIPDVDLREQIRAATVKLVIPAYTEFVNSFSGLLQGKSYLSPDSVREFLEKVFDGGDGKLKRRGSKDRTGGGSSAMDGVVKDHRRSRSSTSEI
- the LOC103441032 gene encoding F-box protein At3g12350-like codes for the protein MTTIRDPSLAIDESGRAISFSDFPEDVQLCILSFLTPPEVASFACTSKGSVSLCKSDCKLWFNMCDRRWGSKTQIRKWGNGKITYRNLYQTLSDWENLIGFWRQGGVAISSPLILFEWGPSFVTGFRISPAKDGTYGVVKAPFLWMSLSPEGQVVNFLDPEGRAEISEDFADSDRFKFWESDLVPVNLSVMGKTYFVVEEDASFGARGSSSSGSGRGNNSGVGEDLIGAAESSGSPGTSPDQAVVEIYQYFANRTSPGADRASRRQRRREKERQARRKLEPQHFVKIVDCSPTAARPLQGLWKGIYDDMILGFYLVAYDDIGGISCLRICDQSENFCRLMRFISKQPVFWTVNPTFIESPISPEEENLYTSRIHLRPNAAADHAHQHLPLAGNEIVSRILRINLSHDLALPNWPRPNPLLAHGRIWQYGDGTFGFGSLQDCFIRDLKHVAKNGHLLDTVETLS